In one window of Gossypium arboreum isolate Shixiya-1 chromosome 4, ASM2569848v2, whole genome shotgun sequence DNA:
- the LOC108459468 gene encoding 3-ketoacyl-CoA synthase 19 yields the protein MELLITVCFLVLFCTISYFYKRFSQMRSHSCYMLAYECFKATDDRKLDTESCVKIVLRNKNLGLDQYRFLLQTMVNSGLGEETYGPRNVLAGREETPTLMEAHEEMDEIMFGTLDNLFSKTDVSPSDIDILVVDVSLFSPSPSLTARIVNRYRMRDNIKSFSLSGMGCSASMVAIDLVQNLFKSYKNAFAVVVSSETIGPHWYCGKENSMMLSNCLFRSGGCSVLLTNKPCLKHKALMKLKHSVRTNIGSNDEAYGCCIQIEDQQGYNGFLLTRNLTKAAAKAFTMNLKVLVPKILPIRELIRFAVISICKTNNKTAKPSLNLKTGIQHFCIHPGGRAVIDGLGKSLGLNEYDMEPARMALHRFGNTSAGGLWYVLGYMEAKKRLKKDDKILMISLGAGFMCNNCVWEVMKDLGNGNVWEHCMDRYPIPRKNTINPFADKYSWINDERLNFVRMDLSNIILS from the coding sequence ATGGAGTTGTTGATAACAGTATGTTTTTTAGTTCTTTTCTGCACTATTTCCTATTTTTACAAAAGGTTTTCCCAAATGAGAAGTCATAGCTGTTACATGTTAGCTTATGAGTGTTTCAAAGCAACCGACGACAGGAAACTCGACACTGAATCCTGTGTAAAAATTGTTTTGAGGAACAAGAATCTTGGTCTGGACCAATACAGGTTTCTGTTACAAACAATGGTGAACTCTGGTCTTGGTGAAGAAACTTATGGCCCAAGAAATGTGCTTGCAGGTCGAGAGGAAACTCCAACCCTAATGGAAGCTCATGAAGAAATGGATGAAATCATGTTTGGGACACTCGACAACCTGTTTTCCAAGACAGATGTTTCACCGTCCGACATCGATATACTTGTTGTTGATGTGTCGCTCTTCTCCCCGTCCCCGTCGTTGACTGCTCGAATAGTGAACCGATACAGGATGAGGGACAACATTAAATCTTTCAGCTTGTCGGGTATGGGGTGCAGTGCAAGCATGGTGGCTATTGACCTCGTCCAAAACTTGTTCAAGAGTTACAAGAACGCATTCGCGGTGGTTGTGAGCTCCGAAACGATCGGTCCCCATTGGTATTGCGGCAAGGAGAATTCGATGATGTTGTCGAATTGCCTGTTCCGATCAGGCGGATGTTCGGTTCTTTTAACAAACAAACCGTGTTTGAAACATAAAGCATTGATGAAATTAAAGCATTCTGTCCGAACCAACATCGGATCGAACGACGAAGCATACGGATGTTGTATCCAAATCGAAGACCAACAAGGTTACAACGGTTTTCTCCTTACAAGGAACCTAACAAAAGCTGCAGCTAAAGCTTTTACCATGAACCTCAAAGTGTtagtccccaaaatcttaccaattCGAGAACTAATCCGATTCGCCGTCATTTCCATCTGTAAAACCAACAATAAAACCGCAAAACCAAGCTTGAATTTGAAAACCGGGATTCAACATTTCTGCATTCACCCAGGAGGAAGAGCGGTGATCGATGGGCTGGGAAAGAGCTTAGGGCTGAACGAATACGACATGGAACCGGCTCGAATGGCGCTCCATCGGTTCGGGAACACATCGGCTGGGGGACTGTGGTATGTGCTAGGGTATATGGAAGCGAAAAAGAGGCTTAAGAAAGACGATAAAATCCTAATGATAAGCCTGGGAGCTGGGTTTATGTGCAATAACTGTGTTTGGGAGGTGATGAAAGatcttggaaatgggaatgtgtGGGAGCATTGCATGGATCGTTATCCAATACCAAGAAAGAACACGATAAACCCTTTCGCAGACAAGTATAGTTGGATCAATGACGAGCGTCTCAACTTTGTTAGGATGGATTTATCAAATATCATTCTTTCCTGA